Proteins from one Rosa chinensis cultivar Old Blush chromosome 7, RchiOBHm-V2, whole genome shotgun sequence genomic window:
- the LOC112177892 gene encoding uncharacterized protein LOC112177892, producing MVVNASGFSNLNIETLTGGNFKKWEDDLKIVLGLMDYDIVLREEEPAPITEASTDEQKKKFKKWEKVNRMALLIMKKSVAESVRGAIPSGDKAKAFLEAVREKFKESKKAEATNLMHAFSNLKYDERKGVRVHILKLIEIASKLNGLAVPVPEPLLVYQALHSLPPKFA from the exons ATGG TTGTCAATGCTTCTGGTTTCTCCAACTTGAACATAGAGACACTGACAGGAGGTAATTTCAAGAAATGGGAAGACGACCTCAAGATTGTGCTAGGACTGATGGACTATGACATAGTCTTACGAGAGGAGGAACCTGCTCCAATAACTGAAGCAAGCACCGATGAGCAAAAGAAGAAGTTCAAAAAATGGGAAAAGGTCAACAGAATGGCCCTACTCATAATGAAGAAATCTGTGGCAGAATCTGTGCGAGGGGCTATTCCTAGCGGAGACAAAGCCAAGGCCTTTCTTGAAGCAGTGAGAGAGAAATTCAAGGAGTCTAAGAAAGCTGAAGCTACTAACCTGATGCACGCTTTCAGCAACTTGAAATATGATGAACGCAAAGGTGTGAGGGTACACATTCTGAAACTCATTGAAATAGCAAGCAAACTGAATGGTTTGGCTGTTCCAGTGCCAGAGCCTCTCCTTGTCTATCAAGCACTCCACTCACTACCACCTAAGTTTGCATAA